The Sabethes cyaneus chromosome 3, idSabCyanKW18_F2, whole genome shotgun sequence DNA window AGTCCTGCTACGTTCGAAACTCCACTGCCAAGTGCATCACTGCACACTGAGGAACCCCGTTCTACTCGGTCTAACGTCAGTGCCAGCTCTAGCAAAAGTTCCAGTAAAACGATAGCGGATAAGCATTCGCTAGACAGCTTTCTCCACAACTACACCAGCGAAGATAATGACAGCTTTCAGGAAATTATTGAAGCAGCCGATcggaaaatgagacaaaagtTTTCTGTATTATATGCAGCGGAAGACAGCAGCAAAGAAAGTCTTATGCAGAGCTTAACATTGCCTAGCATAGAAAACCAGTTCGATGAAAAGGAAAAGCCTAAGAAATTGGACATGTGGACATATAGAAATAAAAACTACATTATGTATATTCCTGATGGCGTCGATAGGAGCAGAGAAGAAGAGATCGAACTGGTTAATAAAAAACAAGAGATTGTTCATAACAATACCCGGCTTAAAACTAATCCTTTTAACGAACGGGAAAGCAAGCAGGCCATTACAGAAGCCGCTCGATGTCAAGCCAAGTGCCTCCCCGAAAAGATTGGTGTGGATGGGAAATTGGTAGAAGCTTCACTAACGCCAGCTGTACGAGgatttaattttgtgaaaagtCCTTCCCCATGTCCTGGTGTTACAGACAGCCCGCTGTTCACATGGGGTGAAATTGAGGGTACCCCCTTCCGTCTAGATGCCGCAGATACGCCTCTACATCCAGCCTCGTCCGGACCATCGTTCCGTATCGCAGAAACGTCCAAACGAGAAGCTCTAGGATTGCAGTTAGCGGAGAAGGCAGCCGAAAAATCACGCTCGAAGAAGGCTAAAGCAATTGAGGCGGCTCGTCGAAATATTGCTTCACCAATGATTCGCAACACATTTGACAGAATTGCTAGCATGTCACCCGCGGCCCGTCGACTTGCGTCCAACAAACTCGGACTTATAAGCAGTCCCAGCCCACTGCGTTCGCCAATAGGCTCAAACAATTCGCTCAAGAGCCCACTTTTGAGTAGGAAACCACGACCAACACCTTCCCCAACGGCTATCGTAAGAAGAAAGACACCACTGATAACAGCGCCCACCAACAAAGCAACGGATTCGGTAGTACTAACAGATAATTTGCTAGACATTCCCTCTACCGCAAAGCGTCCAAAAGCTGCAGACTTTTTCTAGTTGAAAGGATTATATTGAAGGCGTATTTTAAAGATGAATAGACACATATTTATATACAGCCAAGTGTTTGATTTTTTAAGTCATTCttacatagaaaaaaattagttcGGTACATCAAAAAAGTgctttttgagcttttttgagaTTAACCATCATGTTTCCCAAGCGGACGCTTACTATTTTATAATATAAGGcagatttttttcaacaatttaGACAAAACCGATTTAGTTACCATCACTAAAACGACTGTGAGAGAGTAATTTcttccatacaatttttttacagaatttgtttcctctttttcttggaaatatatttaacatattaggccgtatgaataaaacaatttgctttgctttttccgtgtaaatcttatgggagcatttgctctaactcttttattcatacggcctattgggTAGTCTTTGCCGCTTAACCTAACAAGAATTTTTGGTTGTATTAAAGCTTATTAAGCGCTTTTTCCACGGATATCAGCTATATTCATCATCTAGCAATACatagccggggtggctcgagcTTTATCAAGAACTTGCCACTACTGTACTCGGTTCTAGGATATGcaccgccaattcgttgagcccctctatttctggtgcaggtggggttcttgaagaaaacagGTTTCATTGCATAGTTGTCCGGCATATTTGCCACGTGGCCGACCTACCGCAATCTTCCGAATATCACTAGATGTACGAGAGAATATATCTAAAtaatgcctgcagctcgtggttcatacgcctgcgccactcttcgctagtactccgtcaaaaatagtccgcaacacctctcgttcaaatacagcaagAACCACGTGTGtgttttgtaaaaaaaacttacagTCTTAAGTTCGTGGAGGTCTATCTGTTTGATTCGCGTTTCACATCGTCAGCAATGTGCAGTGGCATATGCTTCTTAGTTCTTAATGAAAGCGCcttgcggaaggaaaagtaAACCCGAGTTCCAGCATGAATGCGtcgctgaatctccttactcgaatTATTGTCGGTCGTAATCAGAGAtcccaaaaaatttgaattcattaaccacttctagttcatcgggGGGgttcaaaatacgttggttaccctatacgcattgatttgtgacccaattctcctagcctccgtttttagtctggtatGGATTGCCTCctccgtcccaaggtttctagtaatgatatcaaGGTTGCCTGTGAAAGCTagcagttggctacttttgccgaagatcgttcttctcgtttcgatgcccggtcGCCAAATCATACCTTT harbors:
- the LOC128743112 gene encoding splicing factor ESS-2 homolog produces the protein MSKPGEKALQAMLEMEKAVNVFKKPAVPKTKVEKKVILTEEKYLEEMSKIIQRDFFPDLQKLKAQNEYLDALASNDIVKLRQIFSKYNSKSPLLREPSPATFETPLPSASLHTEEPRSTRSNVSASSSKSSSKTIADKHSLDSFLHNYTSEDNDSFQEIIEAADRKMRQKFSVLYAAEDSSKESLMQSLTLPSIENQFDEKEKPKKLDMWTYRNKNYIMYIPDGVDRSREEEIELVNKKQEIVHNNTRLKTNPFNERESKQAITEAARCQAKCLPEKIGVDGKLVEASLTPAVRGFNFVKSPSPCPGVTDSPLFTWGEIEGTPFRLDAADTPLHPASSGPSFRIAETSKREALGLQLAEKAAEKSRSKKAKAIEAARRNIASPMIRNTFDRIASMSPAARRLASNKLGLISSPSPLRSPIGSNNSLKSPLLSRKPRPTPSPTAIVRRKTPLITAPTNKATDSVVLTDNLLDIPSTAKRPKAADFF